The following coding sequences are from one Capsicum annuum cultivar UCD-10X-F1 chromosome 3, UCD10Xv1.1, whole genome shotgun sequence window:
- the LOC107863601 gene encoding cytochrome P450 704C1 isoform X2, protein MYSIDIQEMNLISTVATFPSLCLSFLILLVYFVSKLGEKNKGNKKRYHPIADSTTKQLINFHRIHDHMADLAAKYKTYRLESPFRREIYTSDPANIEYILKTNFENYGKGDYHHEILKDFYGDGMFTVDGEKWKEQRKVSSPEFSKRVIREVNSVIFSKNALKLANILDESANSKDTVDIQDLLLKSSLDSVFQVAFGIELDSVCGSCEEGASRFIKALDDASEMSLLRYIDLFWKIKKALNIGSEAKLWTSLQIIDEYMYKLIRSKADQLSQHHDSSQRAENIMSRFWHYSSTNPKYLRDILINFMGGGKDTTGTTLSWFILMLCRYPDVQEKLADEIKKATNMKGSTTISDFAANLNEEAVDKMHYLHAVLSETIRLYPAIPVNAKVCLQDDVFPDGFNVQKGDMVAYPPYAMGRMKYLWGDDAEKFRPERWLDENGSFKQESPFKFTAFQAGPRICIGKEFAYRNMKITAAVLLQFFVFKLSDDSKPVNYKTMLQLHIDGGLHVRAFRRIKSH, encoded by the exons ATGTACTCCATAGATATTCAAGAGATGAATCTAATCTCTACGGTTGCAACTTTTCCTTCTCTTTGTCTATCTTTTCTTATACTCCTAGTTTACTTCGTAAGCAAACTAGGAGAAAAGAATAAAGGGAATAAAAAGAGATACCATCCAATTGCTGATTCTACAACGAAACAGCTCATAAACTTTCATCGGATCCACGATCACATGGCCGATCTTGCTGCAAAATACAAGACTTACCGACTGGAAAGCCCATTTCGGAGAGAGATTTACACTTCCGACCCAGCTAATATTGAGTACATTCTAAAGACCAACTTCGAGAACTATGGAAAG GGAGATTACCATCATGAAATTCTAAAAGACTTCTATGGAGACGGTATGTTTACTGTTGACGGCGAGAAATGGAAAGAGCAGAGAAAAGTTTCGAGCCCGGAGTTCTCCAAAAGGGTTATAAGGGAAGTTAACAGTGTTATCTTCAGCAAAAATGCACTGAAGCTTGCTAACATCTTGGATGAATCTGCAAATTCAAAAGATACAGTAGATATTCAA GATTTGCTTCTGAAGTCAAGTTTGGATTCAGTATTTCAAGTTGCTTTTGGCATTGAGCTGGACAGTGTATGTGGTTCATGTGAGGAAGGTGCTAGCAGATTCATCAAAGCACTTGATGATGCGAGTGAAATGAGTCTTTTGCGATACATTGATCTTTTCTGGAAGATTAAAAAGGCACTAAATATTGGATCCGAAGCAAAATTGTGGACAAGTCTTCAAATCATAGATGAGTACATGTATAAGCTTATCCGCAGCAAAGCTGACCAGCTTTCACAACATCACGATTCCTCA CAGAGAGCAGAAAACATTATGTCAAGGTTCTGGCATTACTCATCGACAAATCCAAAGTACTTGAGAGATATACTGATAAACTTCATGGGCGGTGGTAAAGATACAACAGGTACCACGCTCTCCTGGTTTATTTTGATGCTCTGCAGGTATCCGGATGTGCAGGAAAAACTGGCGGACGAAATTAAAAAAGCAACGAATATGAAAGGCAGTACAACAATTTCAGATTTTGCCGCCAATCTGAATGAGGAAGCAGTAGATAAAATGCATTATCTCCATGCCGTGCTTTCCGAGACTATAAGACTTTATCCTGCCATTCCCGTG AATGCCAAAGTATGCCTTCAAGATGATGTATTTCCAGATGGATTTAATGTGCAGAAAGGGGATATGGTGGCGTACCCACCATATGCGATGGGTAGGATGAAATACTTATGGGGTGATGATGCTGAAAAATTTAGGCCAGAGCGATGGCTCGATGAGAATGGCTCCTTCAAGCAAGAAAGCCCTTTCAAATTTACTGCATTCCAG GCTGGGCCAAGAATATGTATTGGAAAGGAATTTGCATACAGGAACATGAAGATCACTGCTGCAGTTCTACTGCAATTCTTTGTATTCAAGTTGAGCGATGACTCAAAGCCTGTGAACTACAAAACCATGCTCCAGCTTCACATAGATGGAGGGTTACATGTTCGTGCCTTTCGTAGAATCAAAAGCCACTAG
- the LOC107863601 gene encoding cytochrome P450 704C1 isoform X1, translating into MYSIDIQEMNLISTVATFPSLCLSFLILLVYFVSKLGEKNKGNKKRYHPIADSTTKQLINFHRIHDHMADLAAKYKTYRLESPFRREIYTSDPANIEYILKTNFENYGKGDYHHEILKDFYGDGMFTVDGEKWKEQRKVSSPEFSKRVIREVNSVIFSKNALKLANILDESANSKDTVDIQDLLLKSSLDSVFQVAFGIELDSVCGSCEEGASRFIKALDDASEMSLLRYIDLFWKIKKALNIGSEAKLWTSLQIIDEYMYKLIRSKADQLSQHHDSSRAENIMSRFWHYSSTNPKYLRDILINFMGGGKDTTGTTLSWFILMLCRYPDVQEKLADEIKKATNMKGSTTISDFAANLNEEAVDKMHYLHAVLSETIRLYPAIPVNAKVCLQDDVFPDGFNVQKGDMVAYPPYAMGRMKYLWGDDAEKFRPERWLDENGSFKQESPFKFTAFQAGPRICIGKEFAYRNMKITAAVLLQFFVFKLSDDSKPVNYKTMLQLHIDGGLHVRAFRRIKSH; encoded by the exons ATGTACTCCATAGATATTCAAGAGATGAATCTAATCTCTACGGTTGCAACTTTTCCTTCTCTTTGTCTATCTTTTCTTATACTCCTAGTTTACTTCGTAAGCAAACTAGGAGAAAAGAATAAAGGGAATAAAAAGAGATACCATCCAATTGCTGATTCTACAACGAAACAGCTCATAAACTTTCATCGGATCCACGATCACATGGCCGATCTTGCTGCAAAATACAAGACTTACCGACTGGAAAGCCCATTTCGGAGAGAGATTTACACTTCCGACCCAGCTAATATTGAGTACATTCTAAAGACCAACTTCGAGAACTATGGAAAG GGAGATTACCATCATGAAATTCTAAAAGACTTCTATGGAGACGGTATGTTTACTGTTGACGGCGAGAAATGGAAAGAGCAGAGAAAAGTTTCGAGCCCGGAGTTCTCCAAAAGGGTTATAAGGGAAGTTAACAGTGTTATCTTCAGCAAAAATGCACTGAAGCTTGCTAACATCTTGGATGAATCTGCAAATTCAAAAGATACAGTAGATATTCAA GATTTGCTTCTGAAGTCAAGTTTGGATTCAGTATTTCAAGTTGCTTTTGGCATTGAGCTGGACAGTGTATGTGGTTCATGTGAGGAAGGTGCTAGCAGATTCATCAAAGCACTTGATGATGCGAGTGAAATGAGTCTTTTGCGATACATTGATCTTTTCTGGAAGATTAAAAAGGCACTAAATATTGGATCCGAAGCAAAATTGTGGACAAGTCTTCAAATCATAGATGAGTACATGTATAAGCTTATCCGCAGCAAAGCTGACCAGCTTTCACAACATCACGATTCCTCA AGAGCAGAAAACATTATGTCAAGGTTCTGGCATTACTCATCGACAAATCCAAAGTACTTGAGAGATATACTGATAAACTTCATGGGCGGTGGTAAAGATACAACAGGTACCACGCTCTCCTGGTTTATTTTGATGCTCTGCAGGTATCCGGATGTGCAGGAAAAACTGGCGGACGAAATTAAAAAAGCAACGAATATGAAAGGCAGTACAACAATTTCAGATTTTGCCGCCAATCTGAATGAGGAAGCAGTAGATAAAATGCATTATCTCCATGCCGTGCTTTCCGAGACTATAAGACTTTATCCTGCCATTCCCGTG AATGCCAAAGTATGCCTTCAAGATGATGTATTTCCAGATGGATTTAATGTGCAGAAAGGGGATATGGTGGCGTACCCACCATATGCGATGGGTAGGATGAAATACTTATGGGGTGATGATGCTGAAAAATTTAGGCCAGAGCGATGGCTCGATGAGAATGGCTCCTTCAAGCAAGAAAGCCCTTTCAAATTTACTGCATTCCAG GCTGGGCCAAGAATATGTATTGGAAAGGAATTTGCATACAGGAACATGAAGATCACTGCTGCAGTTCTACTGCAATTCTTTGTATTCAAGTTGAGCGATGACTCAAAGCCTGTGAACTACAAAACCATGCTCCAGCTTCACATAGATGGAGGGTTACATGTTCGTGCCTTTCGTAGAATCAAAAGCCACTAG